The Panthera leo isolate Ple1 chromosome D4, P.leo_Ple1_pat1.1, whole genome shotgun sequence nucleotide sequence AAGCTTGGCTTACTCAAATAGTTTTCTACCTCCCCAGCAGAGGGATGGCTAAATTATGTTCAAAAGCAAATAGACCTAAACATTTAAGAGCTTAACAAAAGCTTActtcttaattataaaatgttcaaatGGTAAAGATGGGAATGAGAATTTTGTTCCACAtaacccaggcacccttttatcTTATAAAAGCAGTGCCATGTTGAAGCATGATACCCAAGGTTGTCTTGGGTCATCTCTGTTTTATTCTGACAGTATCCCTGTAGTTTGTCAGGGAGGTCTTTTGTCAGAACTAGATACGGCATACAACATGAACATTCAAAGTCCACCAGCCCTATTTGGAGGAAAGGGAGACCCAGACAATTATGTGTGAGTTATCTTAAAAGGCATGGCTTCTTTCAAGAGGGCTTTCCATAGTATCTTGAAAGGAGTATCAGCCTGTGTGCATTCTCTGATATATATTCAAGGTTGCTTTTTGGATAAAGGTTTTCCTACATTCATATGTATGTGGTTCCTCTCGTGTGTGGATTTTCTGGAGTCAAATGGATTGGTCTTTCAGCCACAATGATTTTCCACAGCTATTATATCAACAggatttccctccctccctgaattCTCTGGTAAATATTTAGGGTTGACTTCTTAGACAATGTTCtaaattcattacatttataagaTTTCACCactgtgaattctctgatgtatTCTGAGGTTTGATTTCTGGCCAAAAGGTTTCCCACATTTGTTACACTGaaaaggtttctctcctgtatgaattctctgatgatcACTAAGGATTGCCTTCCGGACAAAttttttcccacattcattacatttaaatGGTTTCTCCCCAGTATGAATTCTTTGATGCACTCTAAGGGTTGATGTCCGGGCGAaagttttcccacattcattacatttaaaaggtttctctcctgtgtgtgttttctgatgTTGAATGAGATGGTCTTTTCGCCAGAACGATTTTTCACATTCGTTACACTGATATGTTTTCTCACCACTATGTGTTCTCTGATGTATTCTGAGGTTTGACTTCTGACCAAaagttttcccacattcattacactgAAAGgatttctctcctgtgtgaattcTGTGATGATCTCTGAGGGTTGACTTTTGAACAAAAGTtttcccacattcactacatTTATAAGGCTTCTCTcctgtatgaattctctgatgtccCCTGAGGGTTGACTTCTGGACAAAtgttttcccacattcattacacttATAGGGTTTTTCTGCtctgtgaattctctgatgtgtACTGAGGTGTGACTTCTGGGAGAAGgtttttccacattcattacattcaaatggtttctctcctgtgtgagttctctgatgttGAATGAGATGtcctttttgaaagaaagatttaCCACATTCATTACACTTATAGGGTTTTACTTCAGAGTGACTCTGCTGTCGTACTTTGTGGGCTGATATGTGGTAGGATTTCCTATCTTCATGATATTCAAAGGATTTATCCCCAGTTTGTCTTCTGTCATTACATACTAATGAGTTCTCTTCTGTGACAGTTATCTGAGGTTGAGTGAAGTATGACTTCCTGTAGAAATTATTCCCACTTGCATTACATTCATGTTTCACAGCCATGTTGAATTTATTGTATTCTTTGAGAGCTGACTTCTCACAGAAGGATCTCCCACATTGGTTAAGATGAGGGTATTTCTCCCCTGTCCCAGTTCTTTTATAGTTAAAGacagttgttttttcattttttcccctaaatccatcatttttataggatttttctcctgtgtgaaTATTCTTATGTGTAACACAGGCAGCCTCATCATAGATGGTTTTTccaatttcattatatttaaaagcTTGCTCCAACGTTTGACACTTTTGACTCTCAGGAGGATTTTCCTTATAACTGAAAGCTTCCCCACTTCTATTATATTCATATAACTTCTCTCCAGTGTGATTTCTCTCAAACTTAATTTTGAAAGACAGATTTTCACATATACTACAGCAATCTGGTTTTTTTGTTGAATAGTTTCTATTATTAATGATAAATTGggaaatattttgcaaatttactcCCCATGAGTCATATTTACAGGACATTTTTGTTGAAACAGGAGCTATGTGCAGATTAAACTGTTTTCCcaaaatttcctcttcctctccagtCAATAGTTTATTATTAATGGATATTACTTCCTGAAAGTggttgtctttgattttcttgtTCCTCTTGATCAGGTAATCATCTCTGTAATcttctaaaatggagataaattgAAAACATCTTATAAATCTTACATTTCTTATGGCTGGGACACAGACATATAGCTTatattatatttcactttttgttttttttaagattaaataatttgtgtGTATATCTTCactctgctttaaaaaacaatacagtgaaaatgagagaggaaactagtaataaatacatatctttatTTGGGTTGTAATAAATTGGATTTTCCTACCAGGGTGGAGAATGATAAAATTGAATAGACTTTTACAGGAGTGGTTATTTTAGGGAGCAGAAAAATCAGATAATGGGATGAACCCAACTGGACTATATAAACttaagtacaaaaaaaattagtattaattAAGTAACAAAAAAATTAGGAGATAATGAACACTGATGGGCTAGGCCCGACAGAAGAAGAGTTTGCTTTGAGGAAATATATTATATAGCCCTACACTATCTAGAGGCCATACTGGTAAAATACTCAAGAGTCTATACTTCCAATTTGATATCCCTTATTTTCATTAAATCCTTCAACATCAAATTAAAATTGAGTACAAGATTCCTCATGATTAAATTAAGAAGTTTACAGCTCAGACTCTAACCATCTTATAAGTTATGGAAATACAAACAagtgaaaaaagatgaaagaaaaatccatttttgcAACTAAATTAGATTCACTGCTCAATTCCTGCTGTGGTACCTTTATCAAAGTTGAATAAGTGTACCTGATCACCTCATCCTAATTTTCCACATTTCAATTTGATGTGAGGGgtatactttatatatgtatgcaaGTATGTACGCTCTGTggccagtgtggggcctgaactccggaccccgagatcaagagtcacatgctctattgactgaaccagccaggtattCCAAGGGGTACAATTTTAAATGGAGTATCATGGAAGGCCTTAACTGCAGAGATGGCACTTAAGAAAGCTCCAAATCATTTATGAATTCTAGATGCTCTTCCTTTGAGGCTTTTATGAGttgtaaatatcatttatttttggttcatCTCTTCACTCTCTTAAGTATGAAACATGATTTACATCTGCATAAAACTTATATGTGCAATTTAACAGTACCGAGTGAACACTGGTGTAATTAGAAACCAGGTCAAGAAACAGAACCCAAAATGGGTCTGCAAAAATCCCTATTTGTCTCTGCCCAGTTACAACTTCATGCTTAAGAGTTCATACTCTCcgaatatttatataattgtttCCTTGGCTTTCTTTGTAGTTTTACCACCAAAAAATGAATTCCTAAAAATGTAATTGAGTTTTGCATTTCTGACATTTACATAAATGTAACCATACATGCATACTTAtattgtttggtttcttttgcttaataTTATATAGCTAATTATCCCTTAAGGAATACAACTATTTTTTCATCCTACTGCTGATGTAcccaattttaaacaaaaacaaacaatattgccacaaatattgttttctttatcctAGAGAATACAATCATGCCTTTCTGTAGGGTATACAGTTAGGAAAGGAATTCCTTGGTTACAAGTTATATAGAACTTTACCATGATTTGATAACATCCTTCTGATAACACAGTGgtttcaccaatttacattttccatTAGTGAGTAAGATTCTTTAATATTTCACATCCTCATCAGGACTTGGCTTTGCCAAACTTGTTAATGTCACCTCATACATCTCTCATaacactttatattttatgttgcaCTCCATGAAAGCTAATGAGACTGAACacattttcaaagatttaatGGCCATTTGAAAGTTCCTGTTCAggctttcacttattttttagttGGGTTGCCACCTTTTCCTATGTTGACTTATGgaagtttttacattttcaggATACTTATCCTTTCTAGGTTACTTGTACTATATACATATTCTGCtactctgtggcttgtcttctcatcctTTTAGTGGTATCTTTTATAaacaaagttcttaattttaaagtagtcaagtttattaatcattttcttttgacTGGTGCTTTTTGCACCTTTGAGCCTAAAAGAAAAGTCTTGAAATATAAAGGTTTTTATCACCAAACTGACCTTCTGGAGTCTAACCACCCCTACAGAATTCTATCTGCTAGTGCTCAGTAGCTCACCTTGGTGGCTCTGGTTTAAGAATTCTTCCTCTAAGAACCAAGGCTCCTCTCCTTGCTCCAATTTGAAGATTACTGCTGGTTTGAAAATACAGTTACCTGTAAACAGGGAACAATGGAGTACTTAGGACAGATGATGAGCTTTTTAGTCTCCAAAAGTGTAAAAAAGATAGAGCTTCAAGAGCTGCATCCTGAAGATCCTGGTTTGGATTTATCATGGAGAGCCGACAAAACGCTCCTTTTATCTTCAAAAGGGCATAGctaataattttatattcctGAATGAAATgcttaaataacattaaaatctaaataaagtatTCATGTGTATTGGtgtataaaaaggaaatactttcCATGTGGTGTGATGAGGATAAGTTACACTTATATGCTCACCCACTGAGACCAGGTTGTtgtagttctccagcatcacatctCTATACAGGGTCCTCTGAATTGGACCCATTTGCTGCCACTCCTCCTGGGTGAACTCCACAGTCACGTCCTTGAATGACACTGATGCCTGCAACAGTACATTTCTGCTCAATGTGAAGTGTTCATAATTAGGTAACAAAGAAAATACCCCTAAAAACCATTCTTATGTTTACTGTAAAgagtttaaaatgaatataaaggaCGCTCTTTTGaatctaattttaactttaattttttgaaatgtttatttaaggggggggagggaggaggggctcaaagggagggagagagagagaatcctaagaacaCTGTCAacatagaacctgatgtggggcttgaacccatgaactgtgagatcatgacctgagctgaaatcaagagtcagatgcttaactgactgagccacccaggcaccctgataattttaagtttgtttcggAACTACTCAACTAGTAAAAACGttcaagagttgatgctcaactgactgagccggccaggtacccctaacttaatttttgtatttttatgagtTCTACACATGTACTATCAATAAGTATATTAGTAAAacttttgtcttaaaattttttaaagcacaaatgaTAAATTTCCTCCAATTTTTATCCCACACCCCAATATACTACCCTGGGTATATTCTAGGGTAGGGGCCAGCAAATTATGACTTGTGGCCAAATCCAGCTTGCcacttttttaaataagtttttattgcAACATAACCACACACACAGCCAATCATTCTGTACTGTTCATGGTAGCTTTTGTGCTGTAACAGCAGAGCCTAGTACTCCCCTCAGAAACCTTAGGactataaaatgtgaaaacatttactatctgaccCATTAGAGGCAAAGTTTGCCAACCATTGGGCTAAACCAGTCCAATTAAAGGAAAGATTAACAGCTTAaaaacaacaacccccccccccccaattaataGAGAGGGATATATTGTAGATTGAAaataacagaatggaaaaaaaatacacgtaATTATGAGGCAAAAGTAAGTTGGTATGGTtatattaacatgaaaaaaaataaaggtaagaaaGTATCATAATAACAATTTATGATCCTTTTAACAGAAGATATGAAAATCATAAATTGGTATGCATTTGAAAGCACAGCTTCCAAATACAGTCAATCCTAATTATTCACTGATTCTGTATCTGCAAATTCACCTAAAATTTACTTCTAACCTCAACAGTTATGATTTTGCAGGATTTATGGACACTTgcagaatggttaaaaaaatttgagTGCTCAGCACATGTTTTTCCAGCTGGAACTGAACAAGATAATGCtttgacaaatgttttttttGCAGTCTATTTAGTGCATTCTtggcatttttgtgctttttcttagtgttttcactttttaaaatgctcccccacccctgcgTAATGCAGAAATGCAGTCTAGTGTTCCCAAGAGCAGGAAGTTTGTGATATGCCTTAGGGAGAAACCAAGTGTGTTAGATAAACTTTGAGAATTAATTATCATGCAGATGGCTGTTAGTTCTTGCTCGtgaatcaacaatatattaaataaggtatttttaaacagaaacacacataaaataagaCTGCATATTGAATGGTGGACCAAAATGTTGTGACTGGAAACTCACAGGAACTTAACCCTGTACTTCCCCTAGGAacaatgattcagtatttgctaattcagtgctCATAgtgattttatagaaaataaccACTGAGAATAGGGAGAATCAACTATGTATAAACAAAAGTTAACAGAAATGTTATAGAGGGATCCATAATTATAACTGGTGATTTCAACACAACTCTCAACTCAGAGGgcaagcagaaaaaaacaaaacaaaacaatagagaTTTAGGAAGAGATCAGCAACAGCCAAGAGGAAAAATCTGGCccactgtttttcttcatttaaaaaaaatattaatctttatttatttttgagagagagagacagagcacgaacaggggaggggcagagagagagggagacacaaaatctgaagcaggctccagctgtaagcacagtctgatgtggggcttgaactcatgaactgtgagatcatgacctgagcccaaagttggatgcttaactgactaagccaccaggtgcccctgttttcattttgtaaataaaaatttattggaacacagtcatgtTCATTTGTTATGTTATCTATGGCTGCTATAGCCCTACAACTGTAGAGTTCAGTATTTCTAGGGATCCTATCTCACACAAAGCCTACTATGTGACATTTACAGATAGAATTTGTTGACCACTGACACAGAAGATTTACATGacataaataacaaatttaagtAACTGAAACATACAGGATAAtctaatcaaaatattttctggcgcattttgtatattaaaaataaaaacagtaagtcTCATCAAATTAGAAAAGATTACAAACATATAGTTTGACTTTGGCTTTTAGTTCAGAGATATAGAGAGCTGAAAAGAGCAGCCTTAAAACAAGAACAAGCTGGGCAGGTTGGAAgttaaggtattttaaaaaaatcatcagagaaatgaaattgcataacaaataatttgaaatgagGGGAGAGATAAGCACTGTAGGGAGAATCAGAGCCCACCTGTTTGCTTACTGGACCTTATGCTACCAAACTTCACATAAGATAATAGGAAGATAAAGGTAGAAAAAATTTAACAACCTGCTAAAGACCCATGTGCATAATGTTAGAGTGTGAAGTCCCTGGGGATGTGGTGTGTGTCACAGACATAGTGTGATTTGTACCTTTTTGTGAGATTTTCTCCAGGAACCCAATATGTCACAGAGAGGATTGGGGCACAATTAAGAGGAAGTCCCTTTCTGCCCCATGTGATGCTGGCTAGTATAGGGGGAAAAGAGTTATTGTTTAAATCCACTCAGATCCATATTGCTTATTTCCACTACAGAACACTTAATCTGTaagggaaaagtaaataaaacacataccTTGAGGCCACTGATGGTATCTTTTTGCGGTAAGGGAAGAGCAATGGCAGATGCTACCAAAATGTTGCCCAGACCCATATGCCCTATTTTTCCCAAGTAATAAAATGGTGAGATGCAAGTTCTTAGTGCCTAAGACTGAGGTTAAATTAGAAGATGAATCCCACTTCCAGAGAACTGTCATTATTTGACCTGTTTGGAACATACCACTCATAAGGCTATCTTCATTTGACATGACTTAAAGCTCACACACTGCAAACAGCATTTTCTGAGGACatgacattaatgaaaaaaaaaagggatattgTTTACCATCATAGCTACTTCAGGCAGTTTATAACAATTAAGGAAAACAGTCTAATTAAAAGCTTAAAGGGAAAAGCTGGAACATGGTATATCCAGAAGGGGCTTTGAAAAGCTCAGACATATCTCTGGGAATCTAGAAGGTGGCACACATCCTCTGGGCTATGTGCATATTCAGGAAAATATCTGAGAAGGTACTAAATTTGCTTCTGATTAACCTTGAGACTCtctgaaagaaaagtgaaagtgAATACAAAATATCAAGTTACTGTTGAAGGCATATCCCAACATAAGAGCATCTTGGCAAAGACTGGAGACTTACTGGttacaaatatttaaggaaatcaTTGTGCAATTGCTGATATTTAGCTAATGGAGTGGAGACTTTAGTGGCCACATATGACAAAGAATATAGGTTGTAAATATTCTGTTCAACAGAGTCACTAAACAAATAGCAGCAGCGGTTGGTGATATTCaggtgatatatgtatatatacatacctattttaagattttacttatttatatatttttaatgtttttacttat carries:
- the ZNF510 gene encoding zinc finger protein 510; amino-acid sequence: MRILNQTFLAESKVTEVRKNVFVGLQASVSFKDVTVEFTQEEWQQMGPIQRTLYRDVMLENYNNLVSVGNCIFKPAVIFKLEQGEEPWFLEEEFLNQSHQEDYRDDYLIKRNKKIKDNHFQEVISINNKLLTGEEEEILGKQFNLHIAPVSTKMSCKYDSWGVNLQNISQFIINNRNYSTKKPDCCSICENLSFKIKFERNHTGEKLYEYNRSGEAFSYKENPPESQKCQTLEQAFKYNEIGKTIYDEAACVTHKNIHTGEKSYKNDGFRGKNEKTTVFNYKRTGTGEKYPHLNQCGRSFCEKSALKEYNKFNMAVKHECNASGNNFYRKSYFTQPQITVTEENSLVCNDRRQTGDKSFEYHEDRKSYHISAHKVRQQSHSEVKPYKCNECGKSFFQKGHLIQHQRTHTGEKPFECNECGKTFSQKSHLSTHQRIHRAEKPYKCNECGKTFVQKSTLRGHQRIHTGEKPYKCSECGKTFVQKSTLRDHHRIHTGEKSFQCNECGKTFGQKSNLRIHQRTHSGEKTYQCNECEKSFWRKDHLIQHQKTHTGEKPFKCNECGKTFARTSTLRVHQRIHTGEKPFKCNECGKKFVRKAILSDHQRIHTGEKPFQCNKCGKPFGQKSNLRIHQRIHSGEIL